GCGCGCATCAGAATCGGCTCTTTAGGAGAGTTGTTTTTTGAAAAAGGCAGCTATGTCTATGTCGGCTCTGCAATGAACGGGCTTGAAAACCGCATTGCGCGCCACTTGAGATATGAGAAAAAACTGCATTGGCATATAGATTACATGCTTTCAAATAAATGCGCGCGAATCACGCAAGTTCTTGCAAAAGAAGCCGGAAAAAGTCATGAAAATCCTTATGCATGCCCCACCTTAAAGGGTGGTGCTTGTCCGGATTTTCAAGCCGTTTCAAAGTTTCGCTCCGCGCTAAAGCGCGTAGCTTCAACGTTTGAAAGCGAAGAGTGCGCGACTGCGGAAAAAATCGCGCGCATTGGAAATTGTGTTGAAGATTTCGAATGCAGCGACTGCAAATGCATTAGCCACCTATTTAAAATCAAAGGTAAGATAACACTTCCGGGATTCACTGTTTTTTCCCGCAAACATCGCATTTAGAATTCCTTTTTACATCAAGAACATCGAAACGATTCTCTAACAAGTCTGCATAAAACAACTTTCCTGCAAGCGTTTTTCCGAATCCGCAGATTATCTTCAGCGCTTCGTTTGCTTCAATTGTCGCTATAAGTCCTGTTGCTGTCGGAATCACCCCGAGCCGGCCGCAATCCATTTCAAGCCCTGACACGCGCTGGAAAACGCATTTGAGGCATGCTGTTTTCCCGGGAAGCACAGCCAGTGCCATGCCTTTGTCGCGCACAGATGCGCCGTAAATATAAGGAATTTTGTTCTTTACAGCAAACGCATTGATTATCATTCGCGCCTCCATATTGTCAGTTCCGTCAAGAATAATGTCAACGCCAGAAAGCAGTTTTTTCGCGGTTTTTTCATCCAAATCATCGCATATAGCGTCTATTTTAATGCCGGAATTTATCGCCGAAAGCCGCTTTTTTGATACAAATGATTTTGTCGCACCGATATCAGACTCATCAAAAAGCACCTGCCTTTGCAGATTGTCCGGCTCGACAATATCGCGGTCAATCATGCGCAAATATCCGACTCCTGCACGCGCCAAAATCATCGCAGCCACAGAACCAAGTCCTCCAAGACCGATAATTGCAACTTTCGCGCGCGACAACTTCTTCTGCCCTAATTTGCCTATTGTATCAAATGCAATCTGGCGAGAGTAGCGAACCGCACGTTCTGGAGAAATCATAGAACTAATTGCGCTTGAAAGAATAAAAAGAATCGAAATATACATTAACATTACTTCTTCAGCGCCTTATCAATCTGCTTTTTGAAGTCTTCCTTAGGCATTGCTCCGACAATACGCGCCTTTTCCGCGCCGTCCATGAAAAGAACAAATGATGGTATGCTCATTATTTCGTATTTTCCTGCAATTTCCGGCGCTTCCTCAGTATCAAGCTTTGCAAATTTCAACTTGCCTGCGTACGATTTGTCACCTGAAAGCTCCTCGAAAATAGGGCTCATCATCCTGCATGGCGGGCACCAGTTCGCCCAGAAATCTACAATTACCGGAATCTTGCTTTTAATGACTTCGGCTTCAAAATTACCACAGGTTAAATGAATTAGCGCCATACCTAATTTTGCGCTTTAAGATTTATATGTTTGAATTGCATTTTCAGTTTGGGTCGAATGTTCAAAAAGAAAATATAGAAATTGCCGGTGCGCTCACTTTAGGCAATTTCTTTAATTCATGCCACAATAGAAACCAACGTCGGTGCAATATGATAAAAAACAAAGTAATTGAAAGCTATATGTGTCGCATCAAAAACTAGGGTCTTTATCGCGCTGTGCCCTGAAGAAATATAAATTACTGAAATTATGGCGTCGTAAAGCACTGTAAAAATGACACCCCATAGCGCTATATTTGCTATTGTCAATGTTCCTGCAAGAAATCCGATAACCATTATTGTAATAAATGCAGGCCACATCTTTCCATGGTCTTCCTGTGTCAGGAGTGTGCTTAAAACAAGCGAAACAAAACCGACAATCAATCCGGCGGCGGCGCCATATGTGACTCCTGAAACTACTGTCGCAAGCATAACCAGTTCAATTCCAAACTCAAACGGAAAAAAGCGCTGCCATACCCTCGAAATCGCGCCCATGAATATCAGCGACAAAAGGACAATACCCGCTTTCATATAAGTGTAAAAGAAAAACGCGGACAAAATTAAAAGAATCGCGCCAATTGCAATTACAACTCTTCTGTGCTTCTTAAAGTCAAGTTTTATCAGCTCAAGAACGCTTTTTTCATGACGCGAGCCGCTGCAGGCAGGATTATTTGAAGAAACGCGATTTTCCGCATTTACGATATCTCGGGCAGGACTATTTAAGGTGACTCGATTTTCAGCATTTACTTTTTCAGCAATTATATTCTCATCAGTTACAGAAACTGTTTTTTGCGCGCCTGAAAAAACTCCTGCAACCGAAAGAACGAGCCCTGAAACGCTGAATAACTGCATAGAGGATTTATCTTTTTTAATAATCCCTCCTTCTCTTAAAGTCATACAGGCATTTAATTGATTTCAAAAGGTTTAAAGTATTTAAGGTGCGTTTCTCATATAATTCGGCAATTGACGTGCATAAAAGCGCAATATGACAAAAAAACGCTATATCCTATTAATACTATATTTGGCATCAGTCCGCCCATCGCTCATCACATTTTGTCAGTGTAGGTCAGTATCATCATTTGCCTGATTATGTTTGTCTGCCGAGATATTTAAAACTCAACTCATGACAATTCCATTATAAACCTTCCCCTCCAAATATGCAGATAGTGATATTATGAAGCTTACGCGAATAAACGATTTCTCCTACATGGTTGAAAAAGAGGGCAAAATGAATGTTCCTGCAGTGATTTTTGCATCAGACACATTGATGGAAAAAATCAAGCTCGACAACACGTTGCGCCAGGCAATGAATGTCGCTTGCCTTCCCGGAATCCAGAAGCACTCTCTAACAATGCC
This Nanoarchaeota archaeon DNA region includes the following protein-coding sequences:
- a CDS encoding HesA/MoeB/ThiF family protein produces the protein MISPERAVRYSRQIAFDTIGKLGQKKLSRAKVAIIGLGGLGSVAAMILARAGVGYLRMIDRDIVEPDNLQRQVLFDESDIGATKSFVSKKRLSAINSGIKIDAICDDLDEKTAKKLLSGVDIILDGTDNMEARMIINAFAVKNKIPYIYGASVRDKGMALAVLPGKTACLKCVFQRVSGLEMDCGRLGVIPTATGLIATIEANEALKIICGFGKTLAGKLFYADLLENRFDVLDVKRNSKCDVCGKKQ
- a CDS encoding GIY-YIG nuclease family protein, with product MKGIYCLVIRLEKDARIRIGSLGELFFEKGSYVYVGSAMNGLENRIARHLRYEKKLHWHIDYMLSNKCARITQVLAKEAGKSHENPYACPTLKGGACPDFQAVSKFRSALKRVASTFESEECATAEKIARIGNCVEDFECSDCKCISHLFKIKGKITLPGFTVFSRKHRI
- the trxA gene encoding thioredoxin — encoded protein: MALIHLTCGNFEAEVIKSKIPVIVDFWANWCPPCRMMSPIFEELSGDKSYAGKLKFAKLDTEEAPEIAGKYEIMSIPSFVLFMDGAEKARIVGAMPKEDFKKQIDKALKK